One Electrophorus electricus isolate fEleEle1 chromosome 13, fEleEle1.pri, whole genome shotgun sequence DNA segment encodes these proteins:
- the isca2 gene encoding iron-sulfur cluster assembly 2 homolog, mitochondrial isoform X1 yields the protein MSLARGILIRASKLKPWRVIKYVVNPMHLCLVRNIASNVSSIAVQSVSHPARPLQRCRIPPYYLVVRYSNSPSQEEQDTFSPLDKISLTESCVKRLSEIMDKGECLRIQVEGGGCSGFQYKFSVDTVKNEDDRVFEQNGVSVIVDQESLEFVKGATLDFSQELIRSSFRVLKNPQAEHGCSCGSSFSVKA from the exons ATGTCATTAGCGAGAGGAATCTTGATTAGAGCGTCCAAATTAAAGCCATGGAGAGTTATAAAGTACGTAGTTAACCCAATGCACCTGTGCCTTGTGAGAAATATAGCTAGCAA TGTGTCTTCCATAGCGGTTCAGTCTGTATCCCATCCGGCGAGACCACTCCAACGATGTCGGATACCGCCGTATTACTTGGTTGTGCGTTATAGCAACAGCCCATcgcaggaggagcaggacacgTTCAGTCCCTTAGATAAAATCAGTCTGACTGAATCCTGTGTCAAG agGCTTTCTGAGATCATGGATAAGGGAGAGTGTCTGAGGATACAGGTAGAAGGTGGAGGATGCTCTGGCTTTCAGTACAAGTTCTCAGTGGACACTGTCAAAAATGAGGATGACAG GGTTTTTGAACAGAATGGTGTTAGTGTGATAGTGGACCAGGAGAGTCTGGAGTTTGTGAAGGGGGCCACACTTGATTTCAGCCAGGAGCTTATCCGCTCTTCCTTCCGGGTGCTGAAGAACCCCCAGGCCGAACATGGTTGCTCTTGCGGCAGCTCTTTCTCTGTCAAAGCCTGA
- the isca2 gene encoding iron-sulfur cluster assembly 2 homolog, mitochondrial isoform X2, with product MSLARGILIRASKLKPWRVINVSSIAVQSVSHPARPLQRCRIPPYYLVVRYSNSPSQEEQDTFSPLDKISLTESCVKRLSEIMDKGECLRIQVEGGGCSGFQYKFSVDTVKNEDDRVFEQNGVSVIVDQESLEFVKGATLDFSQELIRSSFRVLKNPQAEHGCSCGSSFSVKA from the exons ATGTCATTAGCGAGAGGAATCTTGATTAGAGCGTCCAAATTAAAGCCATGGAGAGTTATAAA TGTGTCTTCCATAGCGGTTCAGTCTGTATCCCATCCGGCGAGACCACTCCAACGATGTCGGATACCGCCGTATTACTTGGTTGTGCGTTATAGCAACAGCCCATcgcaggaggagcaggacacgTTCAGTCCCTTAGATAAAATCAGTCTGACTGAATCCTGTGTCAAG agGCTTTCTGAGATCATGGATAAGGGAGAGTGTCTGAGGATACAGGTAGAAGGTGGAGGATGCTCTGGCTTTCAGTACAAGTTCTCAGTGGACACTGTCAAAAATGAGGATGACAG GGTTTTTGAACAGAATGGTGTTAGTGTGATAGTGGACCAGGAGAGTCTGGAGTTTGTGAAGGGGGCCACACTTGATTTCAGCCAGGAGCTTATCCGCTCTTCCTTCCGGGTGCTGAAGAACCCCCAGGCCGAACATGGTTGCTCTTGCGGCAGCTCTTTCTCTGTCAAAGCCTGA
- the LOC113583308 gene encoding NPC intracellular cholesterol transporter 2 — MDLRVVCAVLLPLFAFTYAEQVKFVDCGSVAGTVVQVEISPCPNQPCQLHKGESYSVNVTFNSGVVSQTSKAVVYGWLVGVKVPFPIPIDDGCKCGIQCPIQQQKRYSYINQLPVKTEYPSIKLVVQWELREDSEKDLFCIKFPVQIVS, encoded by the exons ATGGACCTCCGAGTGGTGTGCGCCGTACTCCTTCCGCTTTTTGCGTTCACGTACGCAGAGCAGGTGAAATTTGTGGACTGTG GCTCAGTTGCTGGAACAGTGGTCCAGGTTGAAATTTCCCCCTGCCCAAATCAGCCATGCCAGCTTCACAAGGGAGAATCCTATTCTGTAAATGTGACCTTCAACAGCG gCGTTGTGAGTCAGACCAGTAAAGCGGTGGTGTATGGATGGTTGGTTGGCGTCAAAGTTCCCTTCCCCATTCCTATCGATGATGGCTGCAAGTGTGGCATCCAGTGCCCTATTCAGCAGCAAAAAAGATACAGTTACATAAACCAGCTTCCTGTGAAGACAGAGTACCCCTCA ataAAACTCGTTGTGCAGTGGGAACTGAGGGAGGACTCCGAAAAAGATCTGTTTTGCATCAAGTTTCCTGTGCAGATAGTGAGCTAA
- the gskip gene encoding GSK3-beta interaction protein isoform X3, with translation MAAHDILPVMEVDCQPEDLSRSSYEERCSELGGVKDMRLEAEALVSDVLFAVTDMYVSQSLTNALDVAYINVETREGNRYCLELTEAGLRVVGYAFDQVNDGLTAQYHETVYSLLDSLSPGYREAFGNALLQRLETLKQNGH, from the exons ATGGCGGCACATGACATCCTCCCG GTGATGGAAGTGGACTGTCAGCCGGAGGATCTATCGAGGTCCTCGTATGAGGAACGCTGCTCTGAGCTTGGAGGAGTCAAAGACATGAGGTTGGAGGCTGAGGCTCTGGTCAGCGATGTGCTTTTTGCTGTAACAGACATGTACGTGTCTCAAAGCCTCACCAATGCTCTGGATGTGGCTTATATAAACGTGGAAACAAGAGAAGGGAACCGCTACTGCTTGGAGCTCACTGAAGCGGGGCTTCGG GTGGTTGGCTACGCTTTTGACCAGGTCAATGATGGTTTGACCGCTCAGTACCATGAAACTGTGTATTCACTCCTGGACTCCCTCAGCCCCGGTTACAGAGAAGCATTTGGGAATGCACTTCTACAGCGCCTTGAGACTCTCAAGCAAAACGGTCATTGA
- the gskip gene encoding GSK3-beta interaction protein isoform X1, with protein sequence MGWKGKKLGFNERKTACCLCTGPGVGEPSTHSALHSKDKDLAWMAAHDILPVMEVDCQPEDLSRSSYEERCSELGGVKDMRLEAEALVSDVLFAVTDMYVSQSLTNALDVAYINVETREGNRYCLELTEAGLRVVGYAFDQVNDGLTAQYHETVYSLLDSLSPGYREAFGNALLQRLETLKQNGH encoded by the exons ATGGGGTGGAAAGGGAAGAAATTGGGTTTTAACGAACGCAAAACTGCTTGTTGCCTGTGCACAGGACCGGGAGTTGGTGAGCCCAGTACTCATTCGGCCCTCCATAGTAAAGACAAGGATCTGGCGTGGATGGCGGCACATGACATCCTCCCG GTGATGGAAGTGGACTGTCAGCCGGAGGATCTATCGAGGTCCTCGTATGAGGAACGCTGCTCTGAGCTTGGAGGAGTCAAAGACATGAGGTTGGAGGCTGAGGCTCTGGTCAGCGATGTGCTTTTTGCTGTAACAGACATGTACGTGTCTCAAAGCCTCACCAATGCTCTGGATGTGGCTTATATAAACGTGGAAACAAGAGAAGGGAACCGCTACTGCTTGGAGCTCACTGAAGCGGGGCTTCGG GTGGTTGGCTACGCTTTTGACCAGGTCAATGATGGTTTGACCGCTCAGTACCATGAAACTGTGTATTCACTCCTGGACTCCCTCAGCCCCGGTTACAGAGAAGCATTTGGGAATGCACTTCTACAGCGCCTTGAGACTCTCAAGCAAAACGGTCATTGA
- the gskip gene encoding GSK3-beta interaction protein isoform X2 codes for MSRKCTVELPPEEVMEVDCQPEDLSRSSYEERCSELGGVKDMRLEAEALVSDVLFAVTDMYVSQSLTNALDVAYINVETREGNRYCLELTEAGLRVVGYAFDQVNDGLTAQYHETVYSLLDSLSPGYREAFGNALLQRLETLKQNGH; via the exons ATGAGCCGGAAGTGTACTGTTGAACTACCCCCGGAGGAG GTGATGGAAGTGGACTGTCAGCCGGAGGATCTATCGAGGTCCTCGTATGAGGAACGCTGCTCTGAGCTTGGAGGAGTCAAAGACATGAGGTTGGAGGCTGAGGCTCTGGTCAGCGATGTGCTTTTTGCTGTAACAGACATGTACGTGTCTCAAAGCCTCACCAATGCTCTGGATGTGGCTTATATAAACGTGGAAACAAGAGAAGGGAACCGCTACTGCTTGGAGCTCACTGAAGCGGGGCTTCGG GTGGTTGGCTACGCTTTTGACCAGGTCAATGATGGTTTGACCGCTCAGTACCATGAAACTGTGTATTCACTCCTGGACTCCCTCAGCCCCGGTTACAGAGAAGCATTTGGGAATGCACTTCTACAGCGCCTTGAGACTCTCAAGCAAAACGGTCATTGA
- the gskip gene encoding GSK3-beta interaction protein isoform X4, whose product MEVDCQPEDLSRSSYEERCSELGGVKDMRLEAEALVSDVLFAVTDMYVSQSLTNALDVAYINVETREGNRYCLELTEAGLRVVGYAFDQVNDGLTAQYHETVYSLLDSLSPGYREAFGNALLQRLETLKQNGH is encoded by the exons ATGGAAGTGGACTGTCAGCCGGAGGATCTATCGAGGTCCTCGTATGAGGAACGCTGCTCTGAGCTTGGAGGAGTCAAAGACATGAGGTTGGAGGCTGAGGCTCTGGTCAGCGATGTGCTTTTTGCTGTAACAGACATGTACGTGTCTCAAAGCCTCACCAATGCTCTGGATGTGGCTTATATAAACGTGGAAACAAGAGAAGGGAACCGCTACTGCTTGGAGCTCACTGAAGCGGGGCTTCGG GTGGTTGGCTACGCTTTTGACCAGGTCAATGATGGTTTGACCGCTCAGTACCATGAAACTGTGTATTCACTCCTGGACTCCCTCAGCCCCGGTTACAGAGAAGCATTTGGGAATGCACTTCTACAGCGCCTTGAGACTCTCAAGCAAAACGGTCATTGA